DNA sequence from the Leptospiraceae bacterium genome:
TCTTCATCATCTACACAAATTATATAACCTTTACTCATCTTATCCTGAATACTCCGAAACTAACATTCCCGAAAATAATATCGGAAATCATAAATTTTGTCAACCTTTGAATCATTTTTATTTAAAATATTGTTGTATCACCGAAGGCGACCTTCGCGAAGGCGACCCTCCGGAGGGTCGCCTTCAATACACGGAATCCAAAAATTAAAAATATTTTTTTAATATTTTAATTCCCTTTTCTCTATAAATATTATCCTCGATTTTATGGTCCTCTTTGGGTTCGGTTGCTTCGAGCCATTCGAGGTGTTCTTTCGCCTTGGGTTTCTTGCCTATATCAATATAAAGTTCGGCCAAAAAGAGACGATTGTTCATAAAATCCGGTGCTAATTCTATACTTCTTTCGAGGTGATCGACGGCCTTTGTTTTGTTTCCAATGGAAATTGGCCAGCCCGGTGCCTGGTGGTAAAGACGTCCCAGAGCCCTGTGCGGTCCGGCAAAGAAAAAATTCTCATTTTCTTTTAGGACAATTTCAAAGCTCTTTTTTGTCGGTTCGATCGAAGCGAGAGAAGCCATAATTCCTTTACAGATACCCAGCATTCCTACATTGGAAGCATACCAGTAGTTTCCATAAATGGCTTTGGGATTCATCGAGATAGCTTCTTTTCCGTAGTTCACCCCGTGTTCGTAGTAAACTTCCTGTTTCTTTGCATTTTCTTCGTAGAGTCCCTTATAGAAATAGGCACTGGAAAGCTTTCCACAGATAATATCTTCATCCGGGAACTCAGCCTTTAATTCCAAAAGTCGGTTTATTGCCCTTTCTAAGTGTCCGGGAGTTTCTCTCTTATCAATAAACTCGTTAACTTCTATTAATTTCTCTTTCATGAATAATCCTTCTGTCTATATTTTATATTTTGCCGCCGGTTCCATAAGACCGCTGTTAGGTTTTACTTTCCAGATTTCATCAGCATATTGTTGAATAGTTCTATCCGAGGAGAATTTTCCAATTCTGGCAACGTTCAGGATGGACTTTTTGGTCCAGAGTTTTTTGTTCTTATATTCTTCGGAAACCAGGTTCTGACAGTCGCAGTAGGCTTTGAAATCTGCCATTATCATGTATTTATCTTCAAAAATGAGACTATCATGAATCGGTTTAAAGAGGTCGCTGATTTCTCTTGAGAAGAAGTTCTCACGGATAAGGGTAAAAATTCTCGGCAAGTAGGGATCTCTATTGATATATTCTTGAGGGTTATATCCTTTTGCTTTCAGATCCAGAACTTCAGGAGTTTTTAAACCAAAGATGAAAATATTTTCTTCTCCAACTTCTTCCATGATTTCAATATTGGCTCCATCCAGAGTTCCAATAGTCAGAGCTCCATTCAGGGCAAATTTCATATTCCCGGTTCCGCTGGCCTCGGTTCCGGCTGTAGAAATTTGTTCTGATAGATCAGAAGCCGGAAAAATCTTTTCTGCCAGAGAAACGCTATAATTTGGAAGAAAAACTACCTTGATTCTACCATCAACTTTACGGTCATTATTGATGATATCTCCAACCGCATTGATGAATCTCAGGATTAATTTCGCCATATAATAACCCGGAGCAGCCTTTCCACCGAAGATAAAGGTTCTTGGAACCATCTCCATGTAAGGTTTTTCATTAAGTTGAATATAGAGTTTAATGACATGCAGGATGTTTAACAACTGTCTCTTGTATTCATGGAAACGTTTCACCTGAACGTCAAAGATCGAGTTTAAGTCTACATCGATGTTGCAAAGGTCGGTAATAATTTTCGAGAGAACTACCTTATTTTCTTTCTTACAGTTTTGCCATTCTTCGTGTAAACCCGGATCATCTGCATGGGCTTCGAGGCCCTTCAGGGTTGATAGATTGGTCCCGAAACTGTCACCCACCCGTTTGCTGAGAATTTTTGAAAGAGTAGGATTGGCCTTAATCAGGAAGCGTCTCTGGGAAATGCCGTTAGTCTTGTTATTAAATTTTTCAGGGAAATATTTATAAAAAGCTTTAAAAACCAGATCTTTTAGAAGTTCGGTATGAAGAGCGGCTACTCCATTCACACTGTGACTTCCGATAACAGAAAGATTCGCCATCCGGAGTTTCTTTTCATCGCCTTCCATAATGACTGACATATCAGCCAGCTCTGCATCGGTAACTTTTCCACTTTTCTTGGCTTCTTCTAAGAACTTATAGTTGATTTCGTAAATAATCTGCATGTGTCTCGGAAGGAGATACTCAATCAGACTTACATTCCAGGTTTCGAGGGCTTCCGGAAGAACGGTATGGTTGGTATAGGCAAATACATGAGTGGTGATGCGCCAGGCTTCATCCCAGGTCAGTTTTTCTATGTCTACCAGGATTCTCATTAGTTCCGGGATAGCGATACTCGGATGGGTATCATTTAGCTGAATAGATACTTCTTCCGGGAATCTTTCATAGCCTTTATTATTTCGTTTATAACGGTTAATAATATCCTGTAAACTGGCTGATACCATGAAATATTGCTGTTTCAGTCGAAGAATTTTTCCCTGTTGAGTTGTATCATTAGGATATAGCACACGGGAAATATTTTCACTTACCTGCTTATCTTCTACGGCTTTCAGGTAGTCCCCGTGGTTGAAATAATCCAGGTTAAACTCGGTAGAAGATTTGGCTGTCCAGAGCCTCAGGTCATTCACCGTATTTGTATTGAATCCGGGAATAGGATAATCATTCGGAACCGCAAGAACGGTTTCTGTCGATTTCCAGACCGGCACAACCTTTCCGGTAGGGTCTATACTGTTTTCAACATGACCGTAGAAAGAAACCGGGTATTCGGTATCTGCCCGGAGAAGTCCCCAGGGATTTCCATCGGCTAACCAGTGGTCAGGTTTTTCTACCTGTGCTCCGTTTACGATATGCTGGTTAAACATTCCGTAGTCATAACGAATTCCATATCCGTAACCGGGAAGATTCAAAGTGGCCATAGAGTCCATGAAGCAGGCCGCGAGCCTTCCCAGACCTCCGTTTCCGAGGCCGGCATCGGGTTCGTATTCAATAATATCATCCATTTTATAGCCAAATTCACTTAACAGGTCTCTGGCGATGTCAAATACACCGAGATTAATCAGGGCATTGGAAAGGGCACGTCCCATTAGAAATTCAAGAGATAGGTAATAAACTCGTTTTGGATTGCTTTGCCGGTAATGGCGCTGAGTCATGTTAAAACGGTCGATTAAAAGGTCTCGCACTGTATAACTCAGAGCTTCATAGATGTCTTTTTCTGTAGTATTAAATTTATGTTTCCCTATCGTGTAATTGAGATGGTGAACAAAGGATTTTTTCATCCTCTCAAGATTCACTTCCCGCTCCTGGGATAATAAGTTCCAGAGCGACTCGTGATTGGAATTGTTATCAGTCATTTAATAAAGCCTCCGCTAGATTGAATAAATTCTTTCTACAAATAGAATGAAGCAAGTAATTTTACTTATTAAAAGAAAAAAAAGCACAATCCGGAATTTCGTCTACATATTTGCTAAAATCACCTTCATAACCGGGGAGAAGGGGATGGGTGAATACCTGAAAAATGCTTTGTTCTCTATGAGAGGACTTTCCTTTCTCAAAGATGTAGAGCTTTTTGGAAATTGTAGTTCTCCGGATGAAAAAAGTTCTCAGGAAACTTCAGGTCGATATATTTCGGGTCTGCAAATCTCGCATAAACCAGAATTTGGCTCCGGGAAGGTATTTTCTGCTTTTCTTTTCCTGAATAGCAAGGGTCGACTTATTCAGATTAATATCTTTTAATTATTATAAATTAGAAAAATCGTAAAAACAAAAAAGCAAAATGAATTTAATTATAAAATCTTAAATGCGATAATAGTAAAATGAAACTCCCTTCTATAATCTTTTTTTTCATTCTTGTTATTGGAATTGTTTCCGCAGTTTTATACAATGTACTTAAGAAAACGCAGGATATCTATTCCGATGAAGTCGGAAAAACTCCTATTCTTTCTCTAAGGACTGCCGGGAAATTTGGGTTTATAAGATACAAAGGTCCCATTATTCGCATTAACCTTTATGATGATTTTATTGTCATTTCTGGTAGGAGTGTAGTAAAAATAGATTATAAAGATTTAAGCTTTAAAAGAAGTTCTTATTATTTTTTCAATAAAGCCCTCCTGGTTATGGAAAAATCTAAAGAGCATCCTGCCGAGATTTATCTAATCCCTCCGGATAACAAAGAGTTTTATGAAATTCTGTTAAAAAAAGGGGTAAAAATTTTAGAATAGGGAAAGTATTTTCATTTTCTAAAACTCTATTTTTCCTCTGTCTTAAGCATTACAATCAAAAGCTAATATATCAGATATTTATCCAAATTATCTTTGCTATGCTTCACTCGTTCCCATTCTATGTAATCATCTTCGTGAAATTCTTTTATTAGGATCTACCGAAGCAGTAACTCTTTTTTGTAATTTTAAGATTTTATTCTCCCTTCCGAGAAGAGAAGCTACCATATATTATATACTTTTTTTTCTTTTCCTGTTTAAATTCCTTGCGAAAAAACTATAGAACTGTAACTTTTATGTAATGGTTGTGAGGTTAGCTTATGTCTATGTTTTCTATTGAATTAAACCCGGTCAGTACAAAAGAGAAGATTCAGTCCTATCTGGACAAACTCGAAGAATTTGTAGAGTTTTCTTCCAGTATGAAGATAATCGGTCATCGCTTCGGGGCTCATAAGAAATACCCCAAGAACCTGAATCGAAGGAAACTTATTGAACAGTATAGCGAAACCCATGATTTAGCAGATTTTGCTTTTTCCTTTACCGGTTTAAACTCCCTCGAAATGGATATACGGCTCTGGAAAGATGGAAATGTTTATATCGTTCATGATAAGCTTAAGAAGAAGCTTCCTTCCGAAGCTCGGATGTATATGTTCAACAATTCTCTCGAAAAGTTTATCAGAACCTTTATTGAGAAAGAATACTACAAGAAACACCATATTTATTTGGAACTCAAACTTTCCGGAAAGATATTCGATATTTCAAATTTTCAATTTTTTCCGGATATATTAAATCCTCAGGAAAAGGCTCTTATTGAGAGAACTATCGACACCCTGGAGTCCGTGCTGGCCGCTCATCCTGATAAAGAGAATATTCGAAAGTCAATTCACTTTATTTCCTTCAGCCTGTCTTCCCTGCACTATCTTTATACAGTAAGTAAAAACGAATACGATACTTTCTTAATTGTCTCGACCGACATTTTCATGAAAAAATCCCTCTCGAAAATGTTTTTCTATTTTCCCTTAACAGAAAAGGAAAAGAGTCGAATTATCTTCTCAGAGTGGCTGAAAGGCATCTGGTTTGATCCGAAGCAAATAAAAAACCCCATGAAGACTTTCCATTATATCAATCAGGAAAGGAAGAACAAGTTGAAGTTTTTTCTTTCGAGCTACGGCATGAAGCCGGAAAAGCTCTTTAAGAAATTGAAAGGTTCGGGTGAAAAATTGCCTATTGAAGGGGTCATTTTTGAGTGTACGTAGAAATCAAAACCCCAATTCCCGTACACCTGAGAAAAAGCAGTAAGAAAATCGTAAAATCAAGTAGATATTTTTACTAAAGATATTTACTATGATAGAGTATGGAAAAAATAAGATGGGAAAAACGATACGAAACCGGTATCGAAAGGATAGATAAGCAACATAGAAAACTGGTGGAGCTTACTTCTGAACTGGTAGAAGCCACTGAATCCGGAAAAGCCAGAAGAATCATTGTAGATGTCTTAAAATCACTGATTTACTATACAAAAACCCATTTTGTAGATGAAGAGAAAATTATGCAGGAAGTGGGTTTTCCGGAATATGAAGCTCATAAAGAAGAGCATGAAGAATTCATAAAAAGAGTACATGAATCGACAATAGACTTAATTCAGGGGCATTCCGTTCCATCTATAAAGTTAACAGAATTTCTTTTTTCATGGCTGGTAGATCATATTCTTATCCACGATAAAAAAATTGGAAATTATATAAAACAAAGACTAAAAGAGAGTTTATGAAATTAATGGAAAGAGTGGAAATCCCTTTCCTGGAGGATGTTAATAAACTTTTAAAAGAGGATGTACTTCTGTGTACTCGTTCACAGGAAGGTAAAGTTAATATCATGACTTTAACCTATAAAACCCTCGGAATTCTATTGGGCGACCCCTGTTTGTCTATATATATTTCTCCAAAACGTTACACTACCGAACTCCTTCTTTCCGGGATAAAAGAATTCACCATTTCGAGGGGACCCCGTCTTTCTGAATATATTTATCCCTGTGGGAACTTTTCAGGAAAAGATATAGATAAGGTTAAGGAGTTTTCCATTCCGCTTATGGAATCTAAGCATTTAAAAACGCCTATTTTGCAGGAAGCGGAAGTATCATACGAGTGTCAGGTTGTGGGTAATGCTAAGTTGAATTATTTAATGGATTATTGTATGTTTACAGGTCTGGTAGTGGGGGCTTACAGACACAGTGCAGACTAAATAAAAAAAGCGAAGTTTGCTCCCCCTGCTGGGCTCGAACCAGCGACCCAATGATTAACAGTCATTTGCTCTACCTGCTGAGCTAAAGGGGATTGTCCTTCGCTTTCTCACTATTGTTTTGAACTTACTTTTTTTGTAAAGTCTTTTTCGGATTTATTCCTTTTGCCTTATCAATTTTTTTTAAACTCATCCTCTTCATCAAAAAGCATTCTATACTTGGGGCCTTCCATATCTTCGAACTGGCCTTTCTTAAAAGCGATTATAAAAACTATAAACGCAGCAAACGCGATAATCATCGCCATCGGGATCGTCAGGTAGAGAGCATTCATTGTATCCTCCTTGCTCTATATTTTAATAAAAATGAATTTAAAAGCACGCTTAAAGAACTCAGGGTCATAAATAAGGCACAAAAAACCGGTGCCATGAAACCGAAGGCAGCCAGGGGCAACATGATAAAATTATATAATAGGGAAATGCCAATATTTTGTTTAATGACCCTGTTACTGATAGAAGAAAAGGCAATGGATAGGAAGACTCCCCGCAGATGATTGTGTAAAAGAATAATATCCGATTTATCTATGGAAATATCAGAAGCTACTTCCATTGTGATACCCACATTGGCTTTTGCGAGACAGCCCGCATCATTAATTCCATCTCCAACCATAATCACAATTTGCTTATCTTTCTGCAATTTTTCTAAAAATTCAAGTTTATCTTCCGGCTTCATTCCTGAGATATGGGAGCTTATTCCTAATATTTCGGCTATAGAGCAAACACTGGCTTCTATATCCCCTGAGAGAATCGAAAGTTTTAAGTTTTTAGACTGTAGGCGCTGAATTTCTGCTTCAGCTTCCGGTTTCAAAGTGTCCGTTAGAATGAATCCTCCTATATATTCTCCATTGAGAGAAATATATACCAGGGAGGCAGCCGTTTCTACCTTCAGTTCTTGAAATGTTGAGGGGTCTTTTAGAGAAGAAATAACAAATTCTTTTGTGCCCAGAGAAATATCGTAAAAACTCTCTTCCCATTTTATACTTCCTTTTACTCCTCCACTTCCGCTCTCTTCGAGGAAAACAAGGTCACTCTGTTTATTCATTTCTGATTTCAAGAGGCCCTCTCTTTGAATATAGGCTGTGAGTGCTTTTGCTATAGGGTGGGTAGAGGAGGATTCTAAGAGGTAAATAAATTGAAATAATAAAGATTTATGTGTATAGTTCAAACTTTCTTCCCTTACCTGCATTTTTCCTTCGGTAAGGGTTCCGGTCTTATCAAAAAGAATATGAGAGGCTTTCGATAAAAACTCCAGAACATCCGGATTCTTCAAAATGATTCCTTTTTCTGTGAAAACCTGATGGGACATGACAAGGCTAATCGGAACCGAAAGACCGAGAGCACAGGGACAGGCAACGATTAATACGGAAACAGTAGTGACCATGGCTTTTTCAAAGTTTCCTGTATAGAAAAGCCAGGCGACGAAAGTAATGATGGCAATGAGAAATACAATAGTAATAAATTTAGAAGCAAGCCTGTCTGTAATTCTTTGTATAGAAGGCTTCTCTAACATAGCAGTTTCGATGAGAGTCTGAAGGTGGGATAAGCTGGAATTGGCATAAGAGCTACTCGCTTCGAGAGTAATGGCCCTGTTCAGACAGATAGAACCGGAAAGAAGTTTGTCTCCCTTTTTTTTATGAACCGGTCTGGATTCCCCGGTCATAAAGGACTCGTCCATAAAAGCTTCTCCGTCCAGAAGGATTCCATCCACCGCGACTCTTTCTCCCGGTGCTATAAATAGAATATCCTTTTCCTTTACCTCTCTCGATAAAATCTCTTTCTCTTCTCCATCTTTAAGAACTTTAACTGTTTCCGGTAGTTTACTGAGAAGAAGCTGTATCTTTTCGGCTGCTTTATTCCGGGCGAGGGCTTCGAGGTATTTTCCGAGTAAGATGAAAAAGTATATCATGCAAACCGAATCAAAGTATACTTCTCCTTTTTGGGTAACTGTTGCATAGGCACTATAGAAATAGGCAAGGGAAACTCCGAAGGCAAGAAGACTGTCCATATTCAGGCTGCGATTCTTTAAGCCATAAAAAGCTCCTCTTAAAAAAGGAATTCCCGAATAGAAAAAGGCAGGAGTTGCAAAAATCCAGGAGATATAATGAAGAAGCTTTTTAAACTCCATCTCGATTCCACTGAAGTAACCGGCATATAGAGAGGTGCTGAAAAGCATGATATTTCCGAAGGAAAAACCGGCTATTGCCATGCGCAGGAAAAGGTCACGAGACTGGACAGTGTTGGCATTTCCTTTCTTATGTGGAGAGTAAAGTAGCGGTTTATAGCCTATGGACTGGATTTTGTAAAAAATATCGTAGAGTTTGAGTTTCGAATCATCCCAGACAATATGGGCACGAGAAGAAGCAAAATTAATCCGTACTTTCTTGATTCCCTCTGTTTCAATGAGTACTTTTTCGTTTAACCAGACACAGGCTGAACAGTGTATGTTGGTAATATTTACAAATACTTCCCGGTTGGTTTCATCGGAACCGCTGACATATTCTGTATAAGTAAATTCGCTATTCAGGCTTTCTTCAGTATAGAAGTCTTTAAGCTGAACCGGTTCGAGGTTAGAACTTCCCCGAAGTTTATAGAAATCTGCTTTTCCGGTATCGATTAAAAGCTCTGCTACAGTTTTGCAACCATGGCAACAAAATACTTCTTCTTTACCATTGATGCTTGCCAGAACCCTCTCTTTTTCAGGAACCGGGTTCTGACAATGAAAGCAATCTTCCTGCATATTTTATTGGCTCAGGCTTTTCTTATCCGCATAAAAAAAGAGTGATTCAACCATTTCTTTACCCTCTACCTCTGCTTTAATATTCAGAATCCATTGCCCGCCGGCAGGAATATTTAGCTGAGAGGTATAATTTCCCTTTTCCTTTTCGGTAAAGGTTGAGGATGTATTATATCGGTTGGTGGCTCCTCTTTCAAGAGTCCAGGAAAGTTTTGCCTTTTCTACTGCCTGTCCGTCCCGATTAAAATTAACATTTAAGGTATTTTCACCAATATAGAGGGATTCTTCTTTTTGCAGAACTTTAGAATCTAACCTGTAACCAAGTTTTTTAAGCTCACTTTTCTGCTTAATTTCTTTTTCGTAATTTAGACCTTTTTCATAGTAAGCTTTGTCCACAATCCCTTCATGTCCATTTCCTGCAATTTTGAAGGTGTAATAAGTTGCAATGAAAAGACCGAGGAAGAGAAGACCTATTAAAGAAAAGGCCATTTTTAAACTGGAGTGCATTTTCGCCATTAGTTTAACTCCGGATCATCGGGTAGATTTAAAGGTAATTTGACTTTCTTAATAAAAGAAGTATCTTTGGGATCAAATATCCTTAAATTTACATGATAGGTTTTACTAGATTTTTGAGATTTGGGAATATTCTCAGCTTCTACAATTAAGCGAATGACCTGTTCGGAATTGGCCTTAAGTAATAGCCCCGATTCCTCAGTACCTACCCGAAGGTTTACAGACTTTCCGGTTGAGGGGGAATCTAACTCAAAGCTCAGTTTCCTATCCACATAGCTGATGTTAATCAGGCGAACTTCATAAAAATTTCGGACGAGGTGTCCCGGGATTACCATAGGTAAAATTTTACGATCCGGGAGAGCCCTTACATACATGGGGATTCGTTTGTAAATCAGTATAACGGAAAAAATGGATACTGCTAAAAGGAGAATTCCGTAAAGTATAGTTCTTGGGCGAAACCAGCGAACTTTTTTATTGGATTCAATTCTTCCGAGCGAATCATAATTAATCAGTGATTTTTTCCCTTCTTTTCCCATCTGAACGGTACAGGCATCCACACATTTGGCGCAGGCAATACAACCCACATTTAAGCCTTCCCGTATATCCACTCCTGTAGGACATACTACAAGACACATATTACAGGCGGTACAATCACCTATTTTCACTTTTTTCTGTCTTCTGGGTTCACCTCTTTTGTAGTCATAGGTCACATTAAAAGTATCTGCATCCATCATAACTGTCTGGAATCTTGCATACGGACAGGCAAATTTACAGAACTGTTCCCGGACAAAACTCATGTCAAGATACAGCAAACCTGCAAAAAAACCTATTGCATAAGGGTAATAGGCATCAGGAGAAATTTTAAAGCTGAGAATTTCGTTTAACATTTCCGAAGGCTCTGCAAAATAAGCTACAAAGTGAAAACCGGAAACCAGTGAAAAGACGATCCATATTACATGTAAAAGTATGGTTTGGATTAGAGGGGCATCCTTCTTTCCGTATTTCTTTCCCAGAATGAGTCTTCCGATTACATCAAAAAAGTCTGTAAAAACTGTTTGAGGACAGGCCCAACCACACCAGACCCTTCCTATCAGGGAAGTAAAAAAGAAAAGGGATAGGCCCATTACAGCCAGGAATAAATGTAAGAAATATCCTTCCTGGGGAATGTACATGTTTCCTAAAAGATGAAATTTTCTGGCGGGAATATCCAATCGCATCAGGGGATGCCCATTGAATGTCATCCAGGGAATTCCAAAGTAAATGAATGCAAGTATAAGTTCAACTAAGTACCTTGCATTCCGAAGTTTACCGGGCATATGTCTGGAGATAACCATTATCAAACCTCCGATTTATAAAACTGTTCTAATTCTATTTATTTCTAAAAAATCCCGGCCCGTTTTGCCCGGAGAAACCTCCGGGCTAAGTAGTAAGAAATTATTTATCTTTTTCTTTTTTTAAGCTCTGATTATTAGAAGCAATCCAGGCCATAATCTGGTAAATTTTTTCAGGGCCAAGACTGGCTTCGTGGGCGGGCATAGGTCCTTTGTTTAACTTGGTATTGGGTGGATTTACACCTTTCATGATTACATTGAAGATAGCTCCATCATAATCTCCGTGTAACCACTCATTGTCAACAAGACTTGGCCCTACAACTCCTTTGGCGTCCTGACCGTGACAGGCTGCACAAATAGATTTGAATTCTTTCTCTCCTTTTGCAATGGCTTCTTGTTTTCCCCTGAGAGGGTTTTCGCCATTCGGAAGAGATTTTATTTCTTCTTTTGTTGGGAATTTCTTTTCGTAGGCTGCTACATCGGCTGAATACATTTTTTCTGTCGACCAATTGTTATCAAAGCCGTGGAAATAGATACTATAGATTACCGCAAAGATAACACAGGCTAAAAAAGTGTAAGTCCACCATGGGGGAAGTTTATTCTCTGCCTGCTGAATCCCGTCAAACTCCTTATTTGGATCATTCATATTAATCCTCCTCTAACATCCTGTATTTGGGTTCTTCAATCTGAGTTCTTCTTTTTTTACTGTAAACGTAAAATATGATATAGCCGATAGCGATTACCAGAATTGGTAATCGCAGAGATTTATAAATCAGGAGTAAGTCAAAGTGTTCCATCTTTTTCTCTCTTATTTATTGGCCTTTTCAAACTCGGCTACGTCTTTTCCTAAGCGTAATAGATAAGCAATCAGAGCATCCCCTTTTGTCTTACCCTTTACAGCATTTTCAACAGAATTCATATCGGACTCAGTATAAGGTACACCCACAACTAAAAGCCCCCGCATATTGCTTTTAATTGTACCTGAATCTACAAGGTTATCAGATTCAAATAGATGAGGGTATGCCGGCATTACAGAACCCGGAGAAGTTTTTCTCGGATCTATCAAGTGGTCTTTATGCCATTGAGAAGAAGGCTGAATCTGTGATTCGTGAGAAAGATCCGGACCGGTTCTTTTGGAACCCCAGAGGAAAGGATGTTCATAAACATACTCTCCGGCTTTTGAATAGCCTGCTTTTCCATAAGCTTTAGTCGGGTCAAAACGGTCTACTTCCCATTTAAAAGGACGAATCATCTGTGTATGACAGTTGTTACATCCTTCTTCCATATAAACATCTCTACCTGCCAGTTCGAGCGGAGTGTAAGGTTTTACCGCTGAAATAGGAGTAACCGTTTTCGTGAGGAAAAAAGGAGGGATTACCTCGAAGATTCCTCCTATCAGAACTGCTATTGTAGTATAGATGGTAAATTTAACGCCCTGGGTATCCCAGGTGTCTACAACATTTGAAAACCAATCCAATAATTTATCTAACATTTCCGTTCTCCTTATACCTTCACTCTCAGGTCTTCTTCTTTAAAACCAGAACCAGCGGTTTGAATGGTTTTAACAAGGTTGAATACCATTAAGATAAATCCGGTTAGATACATAGTTCCACCTAAAGCCCGAACTAACCTGTAAGGGAAAAGTTCTCCTGTAATTTCTACCCAGTTTTTGTACTTCAGAATACCTTCTGCATCGATAGTTCTCCACATAACCCCTTCTGTAATGCCGGAAACCCACATGGAGATAATGTAAGCAAGAATTCCGAGGGTTCCAATCCAGAAGTGGATGTTTGCCAGTTTTTCTGACCAGAGGTTTGTATTCCACATTCTCGGTACCAGGTAGTAAATCGCTGCGGAAGACATGAATCCAACCCAGCCCAGCGTTCCACCATGCACGTGGCCGATAATCCAGTCTGTATCATGGCCTAAGGCAGAAATAGAGCGAATCGAAAGTAAGGGTCCCTCAAAAGTTGACATTCCGTAGAAGGTAATCCCTACGAGGAGCATCTTAAGAGTTGCATTTGTCTTTATTGGATCTTTTGCCTGAGTCAGGGTCAAGAAACCATTCAGCATTCCTCCCCAGGAAGGCATCCAGAGCATAACGCTAAACACCATACCGGTAGTTTGAAGCCAATCCGGAATGGGTGAATAAAGTAAATGGTGAGGACCTGCCCAGATATAGATGAAAATTAAACTCCAGAAGTGAATGATCGATAGTTTATGGCTATATATAGGCTGTTTAATGATTTTAGGAAGATAGTAATACATCAAACCTAAAAAGGGAGTAGTTAATACGAAAGCTACTGCATTATGCCCGTACCACCATTGGATATTCGCATCGAAAACCCCGGAGTAAACAGAATAGGATTTTAATAATCCTGTGGGTATTGCTATATTGTTTACTACAAAAAGAATAGGAACTGTTACAAAGGATGCAATGTAGAACCAGATGGCTGCATACATTTGTTTTTCTTTTCGCGTGAAGATAGTAGCAAGAAAGTTAACAAAGAAAACTAGGTACCATACAACTATTAACAAATCAAGAGGCCATTCTAATTCTGCATACTCTTTCGCCTGGGATTTACCGAGAGGGAGAGTAAGCGCCGCAAGAACTATGGTTATGTTATAAAGAACCAGATGAAGTGTTGCTAATTTATCACTCCAGATTCTTGTTCTAAGTAGCCTTTGCGAAGCATGATAAGCAGTAGCAAAAACAGAACTTAGCGCAAAACCGAAAATTGCAG
Encoded proteins:
- a CDS encoding glycogen/starch/alpha-glucan phosphorylase translates to MTDNNSNHESLWNLLSQEREVNLERMKKSFVHHLNYTIGKHKFNTTEKDIYEALSYTVRDLLIDRFNMTQRHYRQSNPKRVYYLSLEFLMGRALSNALINLGVFDIARDLLSEFGYKMDDIIEYEPDAGLGNGGLGRLAACFMDSMATLNLPGYGYGIRYDYGMFNQHIVNGAQVEKPDHWLADGNPWGLLRADTEYPVSFYGHVENSIDPTGKVVPVWKSTETVLAVPNDYPIPGFNTNTVNDLRLWTAKSSTEFNLDYFNHGDYLKAVEDKQVSENISRVLYPNDTTQQGKILRLKQQYFMVSASLQDIINRYKRNNKGYERFPEEVSIQLNDTHPSIAIPELMRILVDIEKLTWDEAWRITTHVFAYTNHTVLPEALETWNVSLIEYLLPRHMQIIYEINYKFLEEAKKSGKVTDAELADMSVIMEGDEKKLRMANLSVIGSHSVNGVAALHTELLKDLVFKAFYKYFPEKFNNKTNGISQRRFLIKANPTLSKILSKRVGDSFGTNLSTLKGLEAHADDPGLHEEWQNCKKENKVVLSKIITDLCNIDVDLNSIFDVQVKRFHEYKRQLLNILHVIKLYIQLNEKPYMEMVPRTFIFGGKAAPGYYMAKLILRFINAVGDIINNDRKVDGRIKVVFLPNYSVSLAEKIFPASDLSEQISTAGTEASGTGNMKFALNGALTIGTLDGANIEIMEEVGEENIFIFGLKTPEVLDLKAKGYNPQEYINRDPYLPRIFTLIRENFFSREISDLFKPIHDSLIFEDKYMIMADFKAYCDCQNLVSEEYKNKKLWTKKSILNVARIGKFSSDRTIQQYADEIWKVKPNSGLMEPAAKYKI
- a CDS encoding hemerythrin family protein, whose product is MEKIRWEKRYETGIERIDKQHRKLVELTSELVEATESGKARRIIVDVLKSLIYYTKTHFVDEEKIMQEVGFPEYEAHKEEHEEFIKRVHESTIDLIQGHSVPSIKLTEFLFSWLVDHILIHDKKIGNYIKQRLKESL
- a CDS encoding flavin reductase; this translates as MKLMERVEIPFLEDVNKLLKEDVLLCTRSQEGKVNIMTLTYKTLGILLGDPCLSIYISPKRYTTELLLSGIKEFTISRGPRLSEYIYPCGNFSGKDIDKVKEFSIPLMESKHLKTPILQEAEVSYECQVVGNAKLNYLMDYCMFTGLVVGAYRHSAD
- the ccoS gene encoding cbb3-type cytochrome oxidase assembly protein CcoS, translated to MNALYLTIPMAMIIAFAAFIVFIIAFKKGQFEDMEGPKYRMLFDEEDEFKKN
- a CDS encoding heavy metal translocating P-type ATPase, with the protein product MQEDCFHCQNPVPEKERVLASINGKEEVFCCHGCKTVAELLIDTGKADFYKLRGSSNLEPVQLKDFYTEESLNSEFTYTEYVSGSDETNREVFVNITNIHCSACVWLNEKVLIETEGIKKVRINFASSRAHIVWDDSKLKLYDIFYKIQSIGYKPLLYSPHKKGNANTVQSRDLFLRMAIAGFSFGNIMLFSTSLYAGYFSGIEMEFKKLLHYISWIFATPAFFYSGIPFLRGAFYGLKNRSLNMDSLLAFGVSLAYFYSAYATVTQKGEVYFDSVCMIYFFILLGKYLEALARNKAAEKIQLLLSKLPETVKVLKDGEEKEILSREVKEKDILFIAPGERVAVDGILLDGEAFMDESFMTGESRPVHKKKGDKLLSGSICLNRAITLEASSSYANSSLSHLQTLIETAMLEKPSIQRITDRLASKFITIVFLIAIITFVAWLFYTGNFEKAMVTTVSVLIVACPCALGLSVPISLVMSHQVFTEKGIILKNPDVLEFLSKASHILFDKTGTLTEGKMQVREESLNYTHKSLLFQFIYLLESSSTHPIAKALTAYIQREGLLKSEMNKQSDLVFLEESGSGGVKGSIKWEESFYDISLGTKEFVISSLKDPSTFQELKVETAASLVYISLNGEYIGGFILTDTLKPEAEAEIQRLQSKNLKLSILSGDIEASVCSIAEILGISSHISGMKPEDKLEFLEKLQKDKQIVIMVGDGINDAGCLAKANVGITMEVASDISIDKSDIILLHNHLRGVFLSIAFSSISNRVIKQNIGISLLYNFIMLPLAAFGFMAPVFCALFMTLSSLSVLLNSFLLKYRARRIQ